One genomic window of Sporosarcina ureae includes the following:
- a CDS encoding nucleotide excision repair endonuclease encodes MINITLPKPDVTIVRRKQEMGPDETPIKPIYGFIDFHDIPRDKGGLLLFFNQSDELLFVGKARKLRPRLKKHFEDQVSPLRNHREEVAKISAVVIDDPMEREIYETYVINTQQAKYNVEKAFFRD; translated from the coding sequence ATGATCAATATTACATTACCTAAACCGGACGTCACCATCGTTCGCAGAAAACAAGAAATGGGACCGGACGAAACACCGATCAAGCCCATCTATGGTTTCATCGATTTTCATGATATTCCACGTGATAAAGGCGGCCTTTTGTTATTCTTCAATCAAAGCGACGAGCTATTATTCGTAGGAAAAGCACGAAAATTGCGTCCACGTCTGAAAAAGCATTTTGAAGACCAAGTGTCTCCATTGCGTAATCACCGTGAAGAAGTAGCAAAAATTTCTGCTGTTGTCATCGATGATCCAATGGAACGCGAAATCTACGAAACGTACGTGATCAACACTCAGCAAGCAAAGTACAACGTAGAAAAAGCATTTTTCAGAGATTAA
- a CDS encoding MarR family winged helix-turn-helix transcriptional regulator has product MNEEQTIFNLVHLMDQVTNKMLIRFQQESKLSLGISHILVLLELHNKGEQRPSDLAETLGFTPASLTHLSSKLIKNECITLRNDEDDRRTKYWKITPKGLEILVEAQKCGMKVRSEFFSHLSDAERNSLVQIYTKLNNTFV; this is encoded by the coding sequence TTGAATGAAGAACAGACCATTTTCAATTTGGTACATTTGATGGATCAAGTAACGAATAAAATGCTGATCCGTTTTCAGCAAGAATCCAAGCTATCCCTAGGAATCTCCCATATTCTTGTGTTGCTGGAGTTACATAACAAAGGGGAGCAACGTCCTTCTGACTTGGCTGAGACTCTAGGCTTCACGCCCGCTTCATTGACGCATTTGTCGTCGAAGCTCATTAAAAATGAGTGCATTACGTTGCGTAATGATGAAGATGACCGTCGAACAAAGTATTGGAAAATAACTCCTAAAGGCTTAGAAATTTTGGTCGAAGCACAGAAATGCGGAATGAAGGTGCGTTCAGAGTTCTTCAGTCACTTATCGGATGCTGAACGAAATAGTTTAGTCCAAATTTACACTAAGTTAAATAACACATTTGTTTGA
- the arr gene encoding NAD(+)--rifampin ADP-ribosyltransferase has translation MDDKKDVLDSGPFFHGTKAELKVGDLLEPQFLSNYQDKKSNYIYFTATLEAAKWGAELARSKSKERIYLVEPVGVFENDPNLTDKRFPGNPTRSYRSKSPLKIVAELSSWERHSDEEINHMLTSLKELKEQGKNVIED, from the coding sequence TTGGATGACAAAAAAGATGTATTAGATAGCGGTCCTTTCTTTCATGGAACAAAAGCAGAACTGAAAGTTGGAGATTTATTAGAACCACAATTTCTATCAAATTACCAAGATAAAAAATCTAACTATATATACTTTACTGCAACATTAGAAGCGGCTAAATGGGGTGCAGAATTAGCAAGGTCTAAATCAAAAGAGAGAATTTACCTTGTAGAACCAGTGGGTGTTTTTGAAAATGATCCCAACTTAACTGACAAAAGATTCCCTGGAAATCCAACACGTTCCTATAGGTCTAAATCTCCTTTGAAAATAGTTGCCGAATTAAGTTCATGGGAAAGACATTCCGACGAAGAGATAAATCATATGCTAACTTCTTTAAAAGAGTTAAAAGAACAAGGGAAAAATGTAATTGAAGATTAA
- a CDS encoding DUF948 domain-containing protein, whose protein sequence is MVYIGLLLIAISVLIVAIYLSLLLTKSSNLLLTVMGTVKGVEAELDKSIEQLYGTLHETEQLATDVQVKLAATTPLFSTIENIGRSSQYLSEEVNKRTRQFEEDGSLPGTEKFVQAIQYGEFGAQVYDSWQRGKKSLKNT, encoded by the coding sequence ATGGTGTACATTGGTTTATTATTAATCGCAATCTCAGTATTGATTGTCGCCATCTACCTTTCATTGTTACTAACGAAGTCTTCGAACTTATTGCTGACGGTTATGGGAACGGTAAAAGGGGTAGAGGCAGAGCTCGACAAGAGCATTGAACAATTATATGGAACTTTACATGAGACTGAACAACTGGCGACAGATGTTCAAGTGAAACTCGCTGCAACGACGCCTTTATTTTCTACTATCGAAAATATTGGACGATCAAGCCAGTACTTGAGTGAAGAAGTAAACAAGCGGACAAGACAATTTGAAGAGGATGGTTCTCTTCCAGGAACAGAAAAGTTTGTTCAAGCCATCCAATATGGAGAGTTTGGTGCCCAAGTTTACGATTCATGGCAACGTGGCAAAAAGAGTTTAAAAAATACGTAA
- a CDS encoding DUF948 domain-containing protein → MDLVGIGVILIGIAFVILAIYFAKVLQQVGNILQDVDKTVGALPKQLDGILDETGDLIKNSNNSLADINTKIENLTPLFQVIGDLGESTHQLSSSLVDMSSSVQQKGDHTDTSEQNKKLGNIYGSAMLGYYIFKKRKQSVSAAKDRAEQVGPQKKLPAPDQASF, encoded by the coding sequence ATGGATCTCGTTGGAATTGGCGTCATACTCATCGGTATCGCCTTCGTCATTTTAGCTATCTATTTTGCTAAGGTATTACAACAAGTTGGAAATATACTACAGGACGTTGACAAGACGGTAGGTGCGCTTCCAAAGCAACTGGATGGTATTTTAGATGAAACAGGAGACCTAATTAAAAACAGTAATAATTCGTTAGCAGATATCAATACAAAGATTGAAAATCTAACTCCATTGTTCCAAGTGATTGGTGACCTTGGAGAGTCTACACATCAGTTATCCTCTTCGTTAGTGGACATGTCTTCATCTGTTCAACAAAAGGGAGATCATACGGACACATCAGAGCAAAACAAGAAGCTAGGTAACATCTATGGTTCCGCTATGTTAGGTTATTATATCTTTAAAAAGCGTAAGCAATCTGTGAGCGCGGCGAAAGATCGTGCCGAACAGGTCGGCCCACAAAAAAAGTTACCAGCACCAGATCAAGCATCGTTTTAA
- the yhfH gene encoding protein YhfH — protein sequence MKKNTEQKRQMVEKVCTECGNQFKEKQESVMYECERCVGRHEE from the coding sequence ATGAAAAAGAATACAGAGCAGAAAAGACAAATGGTGGAAAAAGTTTGTACGGAATGTGGAAATCAGTTCAAGGAAAAGCAAGAGTCCGTAATGTACGAATGTGAGCGTTGTGTCGGACGACATGAAGAATAA
- a CDS encoding DUF3298 and DUF4163 domain-containing protein, with translation MMKNPAVIETYHISNTKPKVDVYYPVITKLDDSKVQQKLNQVLFKEMNKLLEDNNYYDPSLVEMVANYEIKNNQRDLFSINLIVYSFTGGAHGMTYVKSLTFDTKTGRQYNLQDMFKPGSPYVQRISEYIRRHIQQWKTPVLEPFTKIKPDQDFYIADTSLVVYFQLYEISPYVAGFPYFPIPLLDLQDIIKPNSPADRMLPFIGT, from the coding sequence ATGATGAAAAACCCTGCGGTTATAGAAACGTATCACATATCGAATACCAAGCCGAAAGTGGATGTGTATTATCCTGTCATCACGAAACTGGATGATTCAAAAGTTCAACAGAAGCTAAATCAAGTGCTGTTCAAGGAAATGAATAAACTGCTAGAGGACAATAATTATTATGATCCAAGTCTTGTCGAGATGGTGGCAAATTACGAAATTAAAAATAATCAGCGTGATCTCTTCAGTATTAACTTGATCGTCTACTCGTTCACTGGTGGAGCTCATGGAATGACCTACGTCAAATCTCTGACATTTGATACGAAAACGGGAAGGCAATACAATTTGCAAGACATGTTCAAGCCAGGCAGTCCTTATGTGCAGCGGATATCTGAATATATCAGACGCCATATTCAGCAATGGAAAACACCGGTGCTTGAGCCATTCACTAAAATCAAGCCTGACCAAGATTTCTATATTGCAGACACGAGTCTTGTTGTCTACTTCCAACTATACGAAATTTCACCTTATGTAGCGGGCTTCCCTTATTTTCCGATCCCATTACTTGATCTACAAGATATTATCAAACCAAATAGTCCGGCAGACCGAATGTTGCCGTTTATAGGAACTTGA
- a CDS encoding methyl-accepting chemotaxis protein translates to MKVKDSLTFQLGTIIAGILVVMLVITSLATYKTAYDKLYDAAGIEAYGCANITTGLIRPGDLEKALAGDVDTQDELGKTLNWTTEHKNIFETQYILDLDGKLIALDDNLKAKGFKPGDQFHLDEEAIADLLEHLHPTYSQPYEYGDMERLSGYAPIHKDQDVSKEIIAVSVIDFDANIVKHRTWDVVRDGILISIIPMILASIGTGFLIRRKTKPITSLIEQAKKIADGDLAVQPTEVKSQDEVGDLARTLNRMTVNLQDMIATMNTTSQHLSENAGETSASLSEMREAITMVAHNIEEVVTAVTDGTSNAKHATGILTGLASGLSNTKQSADSMLVNSNETMKIALEGAKRAEEISHDMELIRNGSQEVGDTIQNLVESTTKIQNITGSIAGIAAQTNLLALNASIEAARAGEHGKGFAVVAEEVRNLAEQSNQEVLEVEKLVKDISDRIQQVITSTSENTKHITKGTETVKLTSQSLSNISVAVGETVKEIKNISNLMTSEAAKSTEAVQLIEHLTHAIQNIEDMTNNIAAAAEQTTASIEEISERSTQTNQMARELEVFVGSFKLPK, encoded by the coding sequence ATGAAAGTTAAAGATTCGTTAACGTTTCAGCTAGGTACTATTATAGCTGGGATTTTGGTGGTGATGCTAGTCATTACATCACTGGCTACGTATAAGACGGCTTATGATAAATTGTATGACGCTGCTGGAATTGAAGCGTACGGCTGTGCCAATATTACTACTGGATTGATTCGACCTGGTGATTTGGAGAAGGCATTGGCTGGCGATGTCGATACACAAGATGAACTTGGGAAGACGTTGAACTGGACAACCGAACATAAGAATATATTTGAAACACAATATATTTTGGATTTGGATGGAAAACTCATTGCTCTCGACGATAATCTGAAAGCAAAAGGATTTAAGCCAGGAGATCAGTTCCATTTAGATGAAGAAGCGATTGCAGATCTACTCGAACATCTACATCCGACATACTCCCAACCTTACGAGTATGGTGATATGGAGCGGCTTTCAGGTTATGCGCCAATACATAAAGATCAGGATGTAAGTAAAGAAATCATCGCAGTCAGCGTTATCGATTTCGATGCGAACATCGTCAAACACCGTACATGGGATGTCGTACGCGATGGAATCTTGATCAGTATTATTCCTATGATACTTGCCTCAATCGGAACAGGATTCTTGATTCGCCGGAAAACGAAGCCAATTACAAGTTTAATTGAGCAGGCGAAGAAAATTGCGGATGGCGACTTGGCGGTTCAACCGACAGAAGTGAAGTCACAAGACGAAGTGGGAGACTTGGCTCGTACATTGAATCGTATGACGGTGAACCTACAAGATATGATTGCAACGATGAATACGACATCGCAACATTTATCCGAAAACGCGGGAGAAACGTCTGCATCACTTTCTGAAATGCGTGAAGCGATTACGATGGTTGCGCATAATATCGAAGAAGTCGTCACAGCGGTTACAGATGGTACGTCAAATGCAAAGCACGCAACAGGTATTCTTACAGGATTAGCAAGTGGTTTAAGCAATACGAAACAAAGCGCCGATTCGATGCTCGTTAACTCCAATGAAACGATGAAGATTGCACTAGAAGGCGCAAAACGTGCAGAAGAAATTAGCCACGATATGGAATTAATTCGAAATGGTTCACAAGAAGTGGGAGATACGATCCAAAACTTAGTCGAATCTACGACGAAGATCCAAAACATCACAGGTTCCATTGCAGGAATCGCAGCTCAAACTAATTTACTCGCGCTGAACGCATCCATTGAAGCGGCTCGTGCAGGTGAACATGGTAAAGGTTTTGCGGTAGTTGCAGAAGAAGTACGGAACTTGGCTGAGCAATCCAATCAAGAAGTACTTGAAGTAGAGAAGCTGGTGAAGGATATTTCTGATCGGATCCAGCAAGTCATTACTTCCACATCGGAAAATACGAAGCACATCACGAAGGGTACAGAAACAGTGAAGCTTACGTCTCAATCATTGAGTAATATTTCCGTAGCAGTCGGAGAAACGGTTAAGGAAATCAAGAATATCTCGAACTTGATGACGTCGGAAGCTGCGAAGTCAACAGAAGCAGTGCAGTTGATTGAGCACTTGACGCACGCTATACAAAATATCGAAGACATGACGAATAATATTGCAGCAGCTGCCGAGCAAACGACAGCGAGCATAGAAGAAATTTCAGAACGTTCTACGCAGACCAATCAAATGGCGCGTGAACTGGAAGTGTTTGTCGGTTCATTCAAATTACCTAAATAA
- a CDS encoding GDYXXLXY domain-containing protein, which translates to MGPKHSKFSISILFIVPLLILASLTIPYFTTIQNGTDIYLQSETITEQDANENYVLLRYDVEKVPKERMTPSLVTALKKPNDIGQTRVFGVLEHNNGVAELVSLSDKKPAEGVYLMGWLAQTTDREYRQNDHYIVNFGLDRVYVPDFGHHVAADSVQDRTMTAHFKVLDGNSILREFHTN; encoded by the coding sequence ATGGGACCCAAACATAGTAAATTCAGTATATCCATACTCTTCATCGTTCCCCTGCTCATCTTAGCTAGTCTTACAATTCCTTACTTCACCACAATTCAAAACGGCACGGATATCTACCTGCAATCAGAAACGATTACCGAGCAAGATGCAAACGAAAATTATGTCCTACTTCGCTACGACGTCGAAAAAGTACCAAAGGAGCGCATGACCCCTAGTTTGGTGACAGCATTAAAAAAACCTAACGACATCGGTCAGACACGGGTATTTGGCGTATTGGAACACAACAACGGTGTCGCTGAATTAGTTTCATTAAGCGATAAAAAACCTGCTGAAGGTGTCTATTTAATGGGCTGGCTGGCACAGACCACCGACCGAGAGTATCGCCAGAACGACCATTACATCGTGAATTTTGGTCTCGATCGCGTCTATGTCCCCGATTTCGGCCATCATGTTGCGGCAGACAGTGTACAAGACCGCACGATGACTGCGCATTTTAAAGTACTGGATGGCAATAGTATTTTGCGCGAATTCCATACCAATTAA
- a CDS encoding YolD-like family protein: MERNRDRGKLKWTSLMLPEHLERLRDWQQEDEYIERPELTDWELQTMQETLEVAWRRRVMTSIKTWHDGAVRFHQGEIEALDLRTMTIMLCDPFGTERIHVGDVVDVQLSKEADGV, encoded by the coding sequence ATGGAAAGGAACCGAGATAGAGGGAAATTGAAGTGGACGTCACTCATGTTGCCTGAACACCTCGAGAGACTACGTGATTGGCAACAGGAAGATGAATATATAGAACGGCCTGAGTTAACCGACTGGGAGCTACAAACGATGCAGGAGACCCTTGAAGTGGCGTGGCGCAGACGTGTCATGACGTCGATTAAGACGTGGCATGATGGAGCAGTTCGCTTTCACCAAGGAGAAATTGAAGCGCTTGACTTACGGACGATGACGATCATGTTATGCGATCCGTTCGGAACGGAAAGAATTCATGTAGGGGACGTGGTAGATGTCCAGTTGTCGAAAGAAGCGGATGGTGTATAG
- a CDS encoding EAL domain-containing protein, whose product MPCKGCVIQNIDYEVSFENCKQTALFESIEDHLKRVLMLVNQEDQTFHVKEQGIKELYDFCVDHAVEMDSIRFRLNQTNWRPFSEVMQVVEMQWIDQVIQNQQLTSHYQPIVTPDLDIYAYELLARFYHKDGRVIYPNEIFSAAKERGRLYALDRVCRLTAVRYAKHITQKAFINFIPTSIYSPEFCLRSTINLANDLAIDPHRLIFEVVESEKVEDMDHLKMILEYYHSRGFEYALDDVGEGYNTVEVLSFLRPNYMKLDIKYVQGVATDSDKQFIATEFLEKALAVDSIPLAEGIETVEDFEWLKAKGYQLFQGYLFGKPSAVPQDKISI is encoded by the coding sequence ATGCCTTGTAAAGGTTGCGTTATCCAGAATATTGATTATGAAGTCTCATTTGAAAATTGTAAGCAAACAGCATTGTTTGAATCCATAGAAGACCATTTGAAGCGAGTCCTTATGCTGGTGAACCAGGAAGATCAAACATTTCATGTGAAAGAACAAGGGATAAAAGAATTATACGACTTTTGTGTCGATCATGCAGTAGAAATGGATTCCATTCGGTTTCGTCTTAACCAAACTAACTGGCGGCCGTTCTCTGAAGTCATGCAAGTAGTCGAAATGCAGTGGATTGATCAAGTCATTCAAAACCAACAATTGACGAGTCATTATCAGCCTATTGTTACACCTGACCTCGATATTTATGCTTATGAATTACTCGCGCGTTTCTATCATAAAGACGGTAGAGTGATTTATCCGAATGAAATTTTCTCCGCAGCAAAAGAGCGCGGTAGATTATATGCCCTAGACAGAGTATGTCGTCTGACAGCCGTTCGCTATGCAAAACATATTACGCAAAAAGCATTTATTAATTTCATTCCAACATCTATCTATTCACCGGAGTTTTGCTTGCGATCGACGATTAATTTAGCGAACGACTTGGCAATTGACCCCCATCGTTTAATATTTGAAGTAGTGGAGTCGGAAAAAGTGGAAGACATGGATCATTTAAAAATGATTTTGGAGTATTATCATTCAAGAGGATTCGAGTATGCGCTCGACGATGTTGGGGAAGGTTATAACACGGTTGAAGTGCTCTCTTTCCTTCGTCCAAACTACATGAAGCTCGATATCAAGTATGTACAAGGTGTCGCGACTGATTCCGATAAGCAGTTTATAGCAACGGAGTTTCTTGAAAAAGCACTAGCTGTAGATTCAATTCCGTTAGCAGAGGGAATCGAAACGGTAGAAGATTTTGAATGGTTGAAAGCGAAAGGTTATCAATTATTTCAAGGCTATTTATTCGGCAAACCATCGGCAGTGCCACAAGATAAAATTTCCATATAG
- the ilvA gene encoding threonine ammonia-lyase IlvA, with protein MKVKKMETPSVQVEDILIANQLLKDIVAHTPLQKNDRLSEKYDCHVYIKREDLQHVRSFKLRGAYYKMKRIETEARKKGIVCASAGNHAQGVAFACAKLDIDGKIFMPQTTPRQKVNMVKMFGRDRIEIILVGDTFDDCFERAVELMEKEKRIFIHPFNDKDIIAGQGTVAVEIMNDIEEPIDYVFASIGGGGLMSGISTYIKNLSPHTKMIGAEPAGAASMKASIDAQKVVPLATIDKFVDGAAVKCVGNLNYDICNNYLENIVSVPEGKVCTAILDLYNEHAIIAEPAGALPIAALDFYKNEIKGKCVVCVISGGNNDIGRMQEIKEKSMIYEGLLYYFLVDFPQRAGALRQFLDGVLGPDDDITMFEYTKKNNKESGPGLVGIEIKHKEDYNGLIARMEKNGFPYKEVNKDSTLFGLLI; from the coding sequence ATGAAGGTGAAAAAAATGGAAACTCCAAGTGTTCAAGTAGAAGATATCTTAATCGCCAATCAGCTGCTGAAAGACATCGTAGCTCATACGCCTTTACAGAAAAATGATCGTCTATCAGAAAAGTATGACTGCCATGTGTATATTAAGCGTGAAGATTTGCAACATGTCCGCTCCTTTAAATTGCGCGGTGCTTATTATAAGATGAAACGCATCGAAACAGAAGCACGTAAAAAAGGAATTGTCTGTGCGAGTGCAGGTAACCATGCACAAGGTGTAGCATTCGCATGTGCGAAACTCGATATTGACGGCAAAATCTTCATGCCACAAACAACTCCTAGACAAAAAGTAAACATGGTGAAAATGTTCGGACGCGATCGCATTGAAATTATTTTAGTCGGAGATACGTTCGACGATTGTTTCGAGAGAGCGGTTGAATTGATGGAAAAAGAAAAGCGTATTTTCATTCATCCATTTAATGACAAGGATATCATCGCAGGTCAAGGAACAGTAGCTGTTGAGATCATGAATGATATCGAAGAGCCAATTGATTATGTATTTGCAAGTATCGGTGGCGGTGGATTGATGTCCGGAATTAGTACATACATCAAAAACTTGTCTCCGCATACGAAGATGATCGGTGCAGAGCCAGCAGGTGCAGCGAGCATGAAGGCTTCTATCGATGCGCAAAAGGTTGTCCCTTTGGCAACGATTGATAAATTCGTTGATGGCGCGGCCGTCAAATGTGTAGGTAATCTGAATTACGATATTTGCAATAACTATCTCGAAAATATCGTCAGCGTCCCTGAAGGTAAAGTATGCACGGCAATTCTCGATCTATACAATGAACACGCGATCATCGCCGAGCCAGCAGGTGCCCTTCCCATTGCAGCACTCGATTTCTATAAAAATGAAATCAAAGGCAAGTGCGTCGTCTGTGTGATCAGCGGTGGAAACAACGACATCGGTAGAATGCAGGAAATCAAAGAGAAGTCGATGATTTACGAAGGCTTACTGTATTATTTCCTCGTCGACTTCCCACAACGCGCAGGTGCACTGCGCCAGTTCCTTGATGGTGTACTTGGACCGGATGACGATATTACGATGTTCGAGTATACGAAGAAGAATAATAAAGAGAGCGGTCCAGGTCTTGTCGGAATTGAGATTAAACACAAAGAAGACTATAACGGCCTAATTGCTCGCATGGAAAAAAACGGATTCCCTTATAAAGAAGTAAATAAAGATAGTACATTGTTTGGATTATTGATTTAA
- a CDS encoding DUF948 domain-containing protein, producing the protein MLLYISAIVAVAALVVIAIAIIKTAKAVKEAMTDVKETMKRVELKVGGITDKADQLMTQTNQIADDANAKLQSVDGLAASAKELRESTQYVQNSIAKMADQVSAPPGKYAKLMEQTTALSEAASKMYYKMKQNNRER; encoded by the coding sequence GTGCTCTTGTATATTAGTGCCATAGTCGCCGTTGCGGCTTTAGTAGTTATCGCAATTGCTATTATTAAAACAGCCAAGGCGGTCAAAGAAGCAATGACAGATGTAAAAGAAACGATGAAACGTGTGGAACTGAAAGTGGGCGGCATCACAGATAAAGCCGATCAGCTCATGACTCAGACGAACCAAATTGCGGATGATGCGAATGCAAAACTGCAATCGGTTGACGGATTGGCGGCTTCAGCGAAAGAACTGCGCGAATCCACCCAGTACGTGCAGAACTCTATCGCTAAAATGGCGGATCAAGTATCAGCGCCTCCTGGCAAGTATGCCAAGTTGATGGAGCAAACGACTGCATTGTCTGAAGCAGCGTCAAAAATGTACTATAAGATGAAGCAGAATAACAGAGAGAGGTGA
- a CDS encoding DUF948 domain-containing protein, producing the protein MDWVLGIGVLLIGIALIIVAIVLIKPLGKLTEVLESVKKTTDTLPSTVAEVTGQTQQILHTTNDTISNVNKQIYEVTPVFQIVGDVGEASREVTTAALDKTIRFKDRVGNAGEFVREKEYKGLYGVATLAFYLMQQRKELKKMRP; encoded by the coding sequence ATGGATTGGGTACTAGGAATAGGTGTATTGCTCATCGGCATTGCGCTAATTATTGTCGCGATCGTGTTAATTAAACCACTTGGGAAATTGACCGAGGTATTGGAAAGTGTCAAGAAGACGACCGATACCCTGCCGTCAACGGTAGCGGAAGTTACAGGTCAGACCCAGCAGATTCTTCATACGACGAATGATACAATCAGTAATGTAAACAAGCAGATTTATGAAGTGACGCCGGTATTCCAGATCGTTGGAGATGTAGGTGAAGCTTCTCGTGAAGTAACGACTGCCGCACTTGATAAGACGATTCGTTTTAAGGATCGTGTAGGAAATGCTGGCGAGTTTGTCCGCGAGAAAGAGTATAAAGGTTTGTATGGAGTCGCTACGTTAGCATTTTATTTGATGCAGCAGCGTAAAGAACTCAAGAAGATGCGTCCGTAA
- a CDS encoding DUF5652 family protein, giving the protein MDTISQILHYNNPMFYVIIIWSVIWKGIALWHSARNKQLAWFVVLLIVNTIGLLEIIYLIFFRKDKKTTR; this is encoded by the coding sequence ATGGATACTATTTCCCAGATTTTACATTATAATAATCCGATGTTTTATGTCATCATTATTTGGTCCGTTATTTGGAAAGGTATAGCCCTTTGGCATTCTGCTCGTAATAAACAGTTAGCTTGGTTCGTTGTTCTTCTAATCGTCAATACGATCGGACTTTTAGAAATTATTTATCTTATTTTCTTTAGGAAAGATAAGAAAACAACTAGATGA
- a CDS encoding SDR family NAD(P)-dependent oxidoreductase, translated as MKLDKKIAIITGGAGGIGLGIATAFVKEGATVAIVDLNKEAGEAAIEKLQKISPQSIFLQADLSVQKELPSLVEQVITRLGKLDVLVNNAHASRMKSIEEMTQVDLDLSFNTGFYPTFYLMQAALPHLKESKGTVINFASGAGLNGDVNQGSYAAAKEAIRGITRVAANEWGPYGITCNLISPIAKTQGIEQWGQENPESYKAVLAKNPLGRLGDPEKDIGRTAVFLASDDASYITGQTMMVDGGSIKLR; from the coding sequence ATGAAATTAGACAAAAAAATCGCAATCATCACAGGCGGGGCAGGCGGAATCGGATTAGGAATCGCTACAGCATTTGTGAAAGAAGGAGCGACTGTCGCGATCGTCGACTTGAACAAAGAAGCAGGCGAAGCGGCTATTGAAAAATTACAGAAAATCTCTCCACAATCGATCTTTCTTCAAGCGGACTTATCTGTACAAAAAGAATTGCCTTCACTTGTTGAGCAAGTTATAACGAGACTCGGCAAATTGGATGTTTTAGTCAACAATGCACATGCTTCACGTATGAAATCCATTGAAGAGATGACGCAAGTAGACTTAGATCTCTCATTCAATACAGGATTTTATCCAACATTCTACTTGATGCAAGCTGCTCTTCCACACTTGAAAGAGTCAAAAGGAACCGTCATCAACTTCGCTTCCGGCGCAGGATTAAATGGCGATGTGAATCAAGGTTCATACGCCGCGGCGAAAGAAGCCATTCGTGGGATCACAAGAGTGGCGGCGAATGAATGGGGACCATACGGCATCACATGTAATCTGATTTCACCCATTGCGAAAACCCAAGGAATTGAGCAATGGGGACAAGAGAATCCGGAATCTTACAAAGCGGTTCTTGCGAAAAACCCACTTGGACGCCTCGGCGATCCAGAAAAAGACATCGGTCGCACAGCAGTATTCCTAGCGAGCGACGACGCTTCTTACATCACAGGTCAAACGATGATGGTAGACGGCGGGTCCATTAAATTACGTTAA